GGGCAATGTAGGGAATTGCTGTTATCAGAAAGTCGTATGGAAAGAGATTAAGAATTGGACCGAAGATTATTCCTAAAATCATCAGCATTATGACGCTTGGAAGCAAAATCTTGCGAGACACGGCATCTCCTATGAAACCTAAAGCCATAATGGCGGCAATGGTGGAAAAGAGATTACAACTTCACTCATTGACATGCCCATTCGATTGTAGGCGATATTGTTTAAAAGAATTGTTACATCTCCAAGATACGCAAGATTGGTAATCTTTTACATTGAGCTGTCGCGCATGTTGACTGCTAAGTATAATGATTTTTTATAGAATATGCACTCAGATTATATTAATAGAATAGCAAAATTATTATACTATTAAATGAGCTTGAATCTCTATGCTTCAGAAGGTGTATGTAAAGGAAATCGTAACAGAGGCGAAGAAGCTTTAAAGATTGCTGATGCGTTGACCTCTGTAACCTTCAAAATTTTACAGCTTATCTCGAAGGAGAGGCTGGACGTTTCCATGATTGCTGAGCGGCTGGGATTTAGTGAAGCCTACATAAGTGAGCAAATACGCTTGCTAGAGGACTTGAAGCTAATCAATGTGAGCTACGAGAAAGGCAAAAGAGGCATCAGAAAGATGTGCGAACTAGCCGTG
The DNA window shown above is from Candidatus Thermoplasmatota archaeon and carries:
- a CDS encoding ArsR family transcriptional regulator, with amino-acid sequence MSLNLYASEGVCKGNRNRGEEALKIADALTSVTFKILQLISKERLDVSMIAERLGFSEAYISEQIRLLEDLKLINVSYEKGKRGIRKMCELAVGKIIIIIKP